The Etheostoma spectabile isolate EspeVRDwgs_2016 chromosome 24, UIUC_Espe_1.0, whole genome shotgun sequence genome contains a region encoding:
- the LOC116673798 gene encoding carcinoembryonic antigen-related cell adhesion molecule 7, producing the protein MFVLVPNRSSEMSPSLPSIILAGCLCVLLAVASADSVIPLYKKVGDDVVVKPGPISVAITNIMWKHGPNIAVLWDGKELDYFVRSKLNITSGEMTITGLTSNYTGLYTPEINGMAMNATRLIVISSVPKPTVGKSCGADKTSCILTCEGDTTGAEPFTYRWKSDSDVTGSSKEQLITKDNSSSIEEFSCELENPVSQMSSDPIANPFFESDEPKREPNIPKGLVVFMVLLFVVLLVVGIHRCKAGMWFFQKASMPWQADFWQNPGRTSRDAVSNGSAAQEKGQKDEETPMT; encoded by the exons ATGTTTGTCTTGGTTCCGAACAGAAGCAGCGAGATGTCGCCGTCTTTGCCATCCATCATATTGGCCggttgcttgtgtgttttattggctGTCGCGTCCGCGGACTCGG TGATTCCACTCTACAAAAAGGTGGGCGATGATGTTGTCGTTAAACCGGGTCCTATCTCTGTTGCCATCACCAACATCATGTGGAAACATGGTCCTAACATCGCAGTCCTGTGGGATGGAAAGGAATTGGATTATTTTG TACGCAGTAAACTCAACATTACAAGTGGAGAGATGACAATCACAGGACTGACTTCAAATTACACTGGATTGTACACACCGGAAATCAACGGCATGGCCATGAATGCAACTCGTCTCATCGTCATCT CTTCCGTTCCTAAACCCACTGTTGGTAAATCCTGTGGTGCTGACAAGACCAGCTGTATTTTGACCTGTGAGGGAGACACCACGGGCGCTGAACCGTTCACCTACAGGTGGAAGTCAGACAGCGATGTGACAGGTTCATCTAAGGAGCAGCTCATCACAAAG GACAACAGTTCCAGTATAGAGGAGTTCAGCTGTGAGCTGGAGAATCCAGTCAGTCAGATGAGCAGCGACCCTATCGCCAACCCGTTCTTCGAAAGCGATG AACCTAAAAGAGAACCGAACATCCCCAAAGGGCTCGTAGTCTTCATGGTTCTGCTGTTTGTCGTGCTGCTGGTGGTTGGCATTCACAGATGTAAAGCAG GAATGTGGTTCTTCCAAAAAG CATCCATGCCATGGCAAGCAG ACTTCTGGCAGAATCCCGGTAGAACAT CGAGAGATGCCGTATCTAATGGCAGCGCTGCCCAAGAGAAGGGACAAAAAGACG